The Nitrospira sp. KM1 genome includes a window with the following:
- a CDS encoding thiamine pyrophosphate-dependent enzyme, protein MAYTVADCVVERLIEWGVTTIFALPGDGINGLFEALRTRQDRIHVVQVRHEEAAAFAACAYAKFTGRLGVCLATSGPGGLHLINGLYDAKSDGQPVLALTGHTFHDLIGTHYQQDVDLNKAFVDVAAYNERINGPAHALNVVDEAVKTALARRTVAHITIPKDVQEWTHEVRSSGNTAQHSGQGYSEAMPLPSTEDLRRAADLINAGARVAVLVGRGCLTAREEILQLAETIGAPVIKALLGKAVLPDDSPYTTGGIGLLGTAPSQEVLQTCDTLIIAGSSFPYLEFYPKPADARGIQIDVDAARIGLRYPVDIGLVGHCRPTLRALLPLLERKRDRTFLAKTQQSMQQWTTLMEERGTRMDIPLKPQVVAHRLNEFLDPDAIICCDTGTITTWAARHLRIREQMQFTASGTLASMGCGLPYAVGAAMACPNRQIVCIVGDGGFTMLMGELATLVKYRLPVKIILFKNNLLGMIKWEQLAMEGNPQFGVELQPIDFVLYARACGAAGYSVDHPEAVGDVLRKAFSDSGPVLVEASVDALEPPLPGHISLHQAMQFGKALARGQEDRWEIIKTVLKNAIREVV, encoded by the coding sequence GTGGCATACACGGTGGCGGATTGCGTGGTGGAACGGCTGATTGAGTGGGGCGTGACGACCATCTTTGCTCTTCCCGGCGACGGCATCAATGGGTTGTTCGAGGCCTTACGAACTCGCCAAGATCGAATTCACGTGGTTCAAGTCCGTCATGAGGAGGCGGCCGCATTTGCCGCCTGTGCGTATGCCAAATTTACAGGACGACTTGGCGTCTGTCTTGCCACCTCCGGTCCCGGTGGATTGCATCTCATCAATGGCCTCTATGACGCGAAATCCGATGGGCAACCCGTATTGGCGCTTACCGGCCACACATTTCATGACCTCATTGGCACCCATTACCAACAGGATGTCGATCTCAACAAAGCCTTTGTCGACGTGGCGGCCTACAATGAACGGATCAACGGGCCTGCCCATGCGCTCAACGTGGTCGACGAAGCCGTCAAGACTGCTCTCGCACGCCGAACGGTTGCCCATATCACGATTCCAAAGGATGTGCAGGAGTGGACGCATGAAGTGCGCTCCAGCGGCAATACGGCCCAACACAGTGGCCAAGGATACAGCGAGGCTATGCCGCTCCCTTCCACAGAAGACTTGAGAAGGGCCGCGGACCTTATTAATGCGGGAGCGAGAGTGGCGGTGCTGGTGGGTCGCGGCTGCTTGACTGCGCGGGAAGAAATACTGCAACTCGCCGAAACCATCGGCGCGCCAGTGATCAAAGCCCTACTCGGGAAAGCCGTGCTGCCAGATGATAGCCCCTATACGACCGGGGGCATCGGGTTGCTCGGAACGGCCCCTTCGCAAGAGGTTCTGCAAACCTGCGACACGCTCATTATTGCCGGGAGCAGTTTCCCGTACCTTGAATTTTATCCGAAGCCGGCGGATGCAAGAGGGATCCAGATTGATGTGGATGCCGCCCGTATCGGACTTCGCTATCCAGTGGATATCGGGTTGGTCGGCCACTGCCGGCCAACTCTCCGCGCCTTGCTTCCCCTGCTCGAGAGAAAACGCGATCGGACCTTCCTTGCAAAGACGCAGCAGAGCATGCAGCAGTGGACGACGTTGATGGAGGAACGCGGGACTCGAATGGACATCCCGCTCAAACCGCAGGTTGTTGCACATCGGCTCAATGAGTTTCTTGATCCCGATGCGATTATCTGCTGTGATACCGGGACCATTACCACGTGGGCGGCCCGCCACCTGCGTATCAGAGAGCAGATGCAGTTTACGGCCTCGGGGACGTTAGCCTCGATGGGTTGCGGCCTGCCCTATGCGGTCGGGGCAGCCATGGCCTGTCCAAACCGTCAGATTGTCTGCATTGTCGGTGATGGGGGGTTCACCATGCTCATGGGCGAGCTCGCCACACTCGTTAAATATCGGTTGCCGGTCAAGATCATTCTATTCAAGAACAATTTACTGGGCATGATCAAATGGGAACAGCTTGCGATGGAAGGCAATCCCCAATTTGGCGTCGAATTGCAGCCGATAGATTTTGTCCTCTATGCCAGAGCCTGCGGCGCCGCGGGGTATTCTGTCGATCACCCGGAAGCGGTGGGCGACGTGCTGCGAAAAGCCTTCAGCGATTCAGGACCCGTGTTGGTCGAAGCGAGCGTCGATGCGCTGGAGCCTCCCTTGCCCGGGCATATCTCGCTTCACCAAGCCATGCAGTTCGGGAAGGCGCTCGCGCGCGGCCAGGAAGATCGGTGGGAGATCATTAAAACTGTCCTAAAAAATGCCATTCGAGAAGTCGTGTGA
- a CDS encoding hemerythrin domain-containing protein produces MGLVTRTPDVLKMLKDDHDKVKTIFEDFEQADDRMKAFLVSQGIRELEVHAAIEEELVYPVLRSDLEEKHILDEALEEHHVAHLLIEELRAMSPADERYFAKFKVLAESIRHHIKEEEGTMFPEVEEKELNWEELLVAVERRKNELLEGAKPELQPGVSTITKGKHAKAEVDISSQTIHV; encoded by the coding sequence ATGGGATTGGTGACCAGGACTCCCGACGTACTCAAGATGTTGAAAGACGATCATGACAAGGTCAAAACGATCTTTGAGGACTTTGAGCAGGCCGATGACAGGATGAAAGCGTTCTTAGTCTCGCAAGGGATTAGGGAGCTCGAAGTCCATGCGGCGATTGAAGAGGAATTGGTCTATCCCGTTTTACGATCGGACTTGGAGGAAAAGCACATTCTGGACGAAGCGTTAGAGGAACATCATGTGGCGCATTTGCTCATCGAGGAGTTGCGAGCCATGTCGCCGGCGGATGAGCGGTATTTCGCTAAGTTTAAGGTCTTGGCCGAGAGCATTCGGCATCACATCAAGGAAGAAGAAGGTACCATGTTCCCCGAGGTTGAGGAGAAAGAATTGAACTGGGAGGAACTGCTTGTCGCCGTCGAACGGCGAAAAAACGAGTTGCTCGAAGGAGCCAAGCCGGAACTGCAACCGGGAGTCAGCACCATTACAAAAGGGAAGCACGCCAAGGCCGAGGTGGACATATCGAGCCAGACCATTCACGTGTAA
- a CDS encoding SDR family oxidoreductase: MRRNFQSFTPGDRKVVMLTKVCLSILCLAGSLHVVGCGHHYDVKDKVIIITGASSGFGKGVAQQLAGEGAHVVLAARRTALIEGLAQQVGNDALAVTTDVGNVEDMQRLAQATLSKFGRIDVWINNAGVGAFGRFEDIPVQDHARLVQTNLLGVLYGSHLAMKQFRQQGFGRLINIASISGKIGTPYYASYSATKFGINGLGEALNQELRLSKSDTIHVSTVNPPAADTPFWEHAANYTGHTPRATPMYDPSDVVNAIVDTVRNPQQEVNVGFGAKSSAFFHRMAPDTAAGLFGRSIHTVQMENAPLRSKTPDSLYEPGMSGTEVSGGVRERIAEEDRVRR, encoded by the coding sequence GTGAGACGCAATTTTCAATCATTCACTCCAGGCGACAGAAAGGTCGTTATGCTTACCAAGGTGTGTCTCTCAATTCTTTGCCTTGCCGGGTCACTTCACGTCGTGGGATGCGGACATCATTACGATGTGAAAGACAAAGTCATCATCATCACCGGAGCCTCAAGTGGCTTTGGGAAAGGCGTGGCGCAACAATTGGCCGGAGAAGGCGCTCATGTCGTGCTGGCCGCCAGACGAACTGCTCTCATCGAAGGATTAGCGCAGCAAGTTGGCAACGATGCGCTGGCGGTCACCACCGATGTGGGAAATGTGGAGGACATGCAGCGGCTCGCGCAAGCGACACTCTCAAAGTTTGGTCGCATCGACGTGTGGATCAATAATGCCGGAGTGGGAGCATTTGGTCGATTCGAGGATATTCCCGTCCAGGACCATGCCCGGCTCGTCCAGACGAATTTACTCGGGGTGCTGTACGGCAGTCATTTGGCAATGAAGCAATTCCGACAGCAGGGCTTCGGCAGGTTGATCAATATTGCCTCGATTTCGGGAAAGATCGGTACGCCGTACTATGCGTCCTATAGCGCCACCAAATTCGGCATCAATGGATTGGGAGAAGCACTCAACCAGGAATTGAGATTGAGCAAGAGCGACACGATCCACGTTTCCACAGTCAATCCTCCTGCTGCCGACACGCCGTTTTGGGAACACGCAGCCAATTATACGGGCCACACACCACGGGCAACTCCCATGTACGATCCCTCGGATGTCGTCAATGCGATCGTGGATACCGTGCGCAATCCACAGCAGGAAGTGAATGTAGGTTTCGGAGCCAAATCGTCTGCGTTCTTTCACCGTATGGCTCCAGACACCGCCGCCGGCTTGTTTGGACGATCGATTCATACGGTTCAAATGGAGAACGCTCCGCTTAGGAGCAAGACGCCCGATAGTTTGTATGAACCTGGTATGAGCGGCACCGAAGTGTCGGGTGGCGTGAGAGAACGCATTGCGGAGGAAGACCGTGTCCGCCGATGA
- a CDS encoding response regulator, protein MIDGHHEDRSYFVERLGLSLPDYRILQAAAGEHARQTLQTESIDCVVLELELPDMSGFQILLECVPVSSEPSLPIIVLTRVPNRDIWDLARKHGAYACLWKWHTTGDLLTMTILRGIAQIPPTQKETGKNEWSGLKDAGEPAVVLKPRPRLPSSFSKLRLRTSMTAVEITFRYVIRPVNCDVKLYRTPIDPDPLMLSGPRGFCTITLHEPQTLYYELQKNCASFTVWTESWREPD, encoded by the coding sequence GTGATCGATGGGCACCATGAGGATCGGTCCTACTTTGTCGAGCGCCTCGGATTGTCTTTGCCGGATTACCGCATTCTGCAGGCCGCTGCGGGCGAACACGCCCGCCAAACATTGCAAACGGAAAGCATCGACTGTGTCGTGCTCGAACTTGAACTCCCGGATATGTCCGGCTTTCAGATCCTGCTTGAGTGTGTACCCGTCTCAAGCGAACCGTCTCTCCCGATTATCGTGTTGACGCGTGTCCCGAATCGCGACATCTGGGATCTCGCGAGGAAGCACGGGGCCTATGCCTGCTTATGGAAATGGCATACAACAGGCGACCTCTTGACCATGACAATCTTGCGAGGCATCGCACAAATTCCGCCGACTCAGAAAGAAACAGGCAAGAACGAGTGGTCCGGTTTGAAGGATGCGGGCGAACCGGCGGTCGTACTGAAGCCTAGGCCGAGACTGCCGTCTTCGTTCTCCAAACTTCGGCTTCGAACCTCAATGACGGCCGTTGAAATAACATTTCGCTATGTCATTCGACCGGTCAATTGCGATGTGAAACTCTACCGCACCCCGATCGATCCAGATCCTCTGATGCTCTCAGGACCACGGGGCTTCTGTACCATCACCTTACATGAGCCTCAGACGTTGTATTATGAACTGCAAAAAAATTGTGCAAGCTTCACGGTCTGGACGGAAAGCTGGCGAGAACCGGACTAG
- a CDS encoding DUF3309 family protein: MNNILIIILILLLIGALPAWPYSSGWGYYPSGGLGLILLILVILAISGRI, encoded by the coding sequence ATGAACAACATTCTCATCATCATTCTGATCTTGTTGTTGATCGGAGCATTGCCAGCATGGCCGTATAGCTCGGGGTGGGGCTACTACCCCTCTGGCGGCCTTGGACTGATCCTGCTCATCCTTGTAATTCTTGCGATATCAGGTCGTATCTAA
- a CDS encoding SDR family oxidoreductase: MASEHQTKPAQQQSGQPGVEAKMRPRPKVVSRSYLGSGKLTDKVALITGGDSGIGRAVAVHFAKEGADIVIVYLNEHDDARETQRLVEKEGRKCLTISGDVGEESLCRQVVDRTVQELGRLDILVNNAAEQHSQESIEHITAEQLERTFRTNIFSFFYMTKAAMSHLNEGSAIINSTSVTAYKGSDHLLDYASTKGAIVAFTRSLSQAVAERGIRVNAVAPGPIWTPLIPATFPADKVKTFGSNVPLGRPGEPEEVAPSYVFLASDDSSYMTGQVLHPNGGTIINS; encoded by the coding sequence ATGGCGTCTGAACATCAAACCAAGCCCGCGCAGCAACAGAGTGGCCAGCCCGGTGTGGAAGCAAAAATGCGGCCTCGGCCAAAAGTGGTGTCGCGTTCCTATCTCGGGAGCGGGAAGCTCACTGACAAAGTAGCCCTGATTACCGGCGGGGACAGCGGGATTGGGCGGGCGGTCGCGGTACACTTCGCAAAAGAGGGAGCGGACATTGTCATTGTGTACCTCAATGAACATGACGACGCCCGAGAAACGCAACGGCTTGTCGAAAAAGAGGGGCGCAAGTGTCTGACGATTTCCGGCGATGTCGGTGAAGAGAGCCTGTGCCGACAGGTGGTTGACCGCACCGTGCAGGAGCTGGGGCGACTGGATATTCTCGTCAATAATGCAGCCGAACAGCATTCCCAGGAATCGATCGAACACATCACGGCTGAGCAACTGGAGCGGACCTTCCGAACAAATATCTTTTCATTCTTCTACATGACGAAAGCCGCGATGTCACATTTGAACGAAGGCAGTGCCATCATTAACAGCACTTCAGTGACGGCCTATAAAGGGAGTGATCATCTTTTGGATTATGCATCTACCAAGGGTGCCATCGTGGCTTTTACGCGCTCACTGTCGCAAGCCGTAGCGGAAAGAGGCATTCGGGTCAATGCCGTAGCCCCTGGTCCAATTTGGACTCCCCTGATACCCGCGACGTTTCCGGCGGATAAGGTGAAGACGTTTGGATCCAATGTGCCTCTCGGAAGGCCTGGAGAACCGGAAGAGGTCGCCCCAAGCTATGTTTTTCTCGCCTCAGATGATTCGTCGTATATGACCGGGCAGGTCCTCCATCCCAATGGGGGAACCATCATCAACTCGTGA
- a CDS encoding SDR family oxidoreductase: MDHWRGKWALITGASAGIGQALAEQLAEAGAHLILTARRSERLEVLAEKLTRQYGVRIKIFPADLTRPAAPDDVFAFTEKQRLEVDLLVLNAGFGTYGPFSTSDRTRQLAMVQVNVAAVVALTHLYLPGMIDRRHGEVLIVSSTAAFQGLPYFATYAATKAFDLLFAEALAEEVRGYGLRVCALCPGRTVTEFQKVAGGPRRHKQQAKSAAEVARVGLQALAHGRSYTISGVVNYLHTHAQRFVPRRLVTGMAAKNLRPPA, translated from the coding sequence ATGGACCATTGGCGTGGCAAATGGGCACTCATCACGGGAGCCAGTGCGGGAATCGGCCAAGCACTGGCTGAGCAACTTGCCGAGGCCGGCGCCCATCTGATCTTGACTGCGCGGCGTTCTGAACGCCTGGAGGTATTAGCGGAGAAGCTCACACGCCAGTATGGGGTGCGCATCAAAATCTTCCCAGCCGACCTGACACGACCAGCCGCGCCCGATGATGTGTTCGCATTTACAGAGAAACAGCGTCTTGAGGTGGACCTGTTGGTTCTCAATGCCGGCTTTGGCACCTATGGACCATTTTCAACGTCCGACCGCACACGGCAGTTGGCAATGGTGCAGGTCAACGTCGCGGCAGTTGTCGCCTTGACGCATCTGTATTTACCGGGAATGATCGATCGCCGACACGGAGAGGTCTTGATCGTCTCTTCGACCGCCGCCTTCCAGGGGTTACCCTATTTCGCCACGTATGCTGCGACGAAGGCGTTCGATCTGCTGTTCGCCGAGGCGCTGGCCGAAGAAGTACGTGGCTATGGCCTCCGTGTATGTGCCCTCTGTCCCGGGAGGACCGTCACTGAATTTCAGAAAGTGGCAGGAGGGCCCCGACGACACAAGCAACAGGCCAAGTCTGCGGCCGAAGTGGCTCGGGTGGGATTGCAGGCACTCGCACATGGGAGGAGCTATACGATCTCGGGCGTCGTCAATTACTTGCACACCCACGCCCAGCGATTCGTTCCGCGTCGACTCGTGACCGGCATGGCTGCGAAAAATCTTCGTCCGCCTGCCTAA
- a CDS encoding SRPBCC family protein: protein MSLIEKGVEISVPVTVAYNQWTQFEEFPRFMNGVEQVTQLDTTHLKWKANIGGKTEEWTAEITEQVPDERIAWKSLDGTQNAGVVTFHRLSDTRSKVMLQLQYEPHGMVENVGEAIGVVSNRVESDLERFKTYIEARGKETGGWRGTVKH from the coding sequence ATGTCATTGATCGAGAAGGGTGTGGAAATCAGTGTGCCCGTCACAGTCGCCTACAACCAATGGACGCAGTTCGAGGAATTCCCCCGCTTCATGAATGGAGTGGAGCAGGTCACTCAGCTCGATACCACGCATCTGAAGTGGAAGGCCAATATCGGAGGAAAAACAGAAGAATGGACGGCGGAAATTACCGAGCAAGTACCAGATGAACGCATTGCGTGGAAGAGTCTTGACGGAACCCAGAACGCGGGCGTCGTGACCTTCCATCGGCTCTCGGACACCCGTTCAAAGGTGATGCTCCAGCTGCAGTATGAACCGCACGGCATGGTGGAAAATGTCGGAGAGGCAATAGGGGTGGTGTCCAATCGAGTCGAGAGCGACCTTGAGCGGTTTAAAACCTACATCGAGGCGCGGGGCAAAGAAACTGGTGGATGGCGCGGCACGGTAAAGCACTAA
- the panD gene encoding aspartate 1-decarboxylase, whose translation MFRQMLRSKIDRATVTGAYLEYEGSLTIDEDLMEAAAILPYEAIMCFDLNNGERFLTYAIPGRRGGGNVIVNGPTARKAAVGDRLSIFCYEYYDEEEITRHVPRIVRVDAKNRIVKAAATQ comes from the coding sequence ATGTTTCGGCAAATGTTGCGATCCAAAATTGACCGCGCCACGGTGACCGGCGCATATCTGGAGTACGAAGGTAGCTTGACGATCGATGAGGACCTCATGGAAGCCGCCGCGATTCTTCCCTATGAGGCCATCATGTGCTTTGACTTAAACAACGGTGAACGATTTCTGACCTATGCGATTCCGGGCCGGCGAGGTGGAGGGAATGTCATCGTCAACGGTCCCACCGCCAGGAAGGCTGCAGTGGGCGATCGACTGAGCATCTTTTGCTATGAATATTACGATGAAGAAGAGATCACACGGCACGTCCCCAGAATCGTCCGCGTCGATGCCAAGAACCGAATCGTTAAAGCCGCAGCAACCCAGTGA
- a CDS encoding Crp/Fnr family transcriptional regulator has translation MKTSTQEANRLLMALREPERKPILQKLRRVTMKVRSKIYEKNRPIKKIYFPLSGVYSIVSDTKDGKTAEVATVGNEGVLGLPVFFQTETVPLRAFTQVAGECLVMNATDFRSITTDASSSFCRLLYRYAQALFNQIAQHAACSAVHSIEERCARWLLMTHDRVVSDEFTLTQEFLAQMLGVRRATVSLAASGLQHAGLITYRRGIIRILDREALESASCEHYALIRDEYHRLAPPA, from the coding sequence GTGAAGACTTCCACCCAAGAAGCCAATCGTCTCTTGATGGCCTTGAGAGAGCCGGAGCGGAAACCGATTTTACAGAAGTTGAGACGCGTCACGATGAAGGTGCGATCCAAAATCTATGAAAAAAACCGGCCGATCAAAAAGATTTATTTCCCGTTGAGCGGGGTTTATTCCATCGTCAGTGACACGAAAGATGGCAAGACCGCCGAAGTGGCGACCGTGGGCAATGAAGGGGTGTTGGGCCTTCCTGTGTTTTTCCAAACGGAGACCGTCCCGTTACGGGCGTTCACCCAAGTGGCCGGTGAATGTTTGGTGATGAACGCAACCGATTTCCGATCCATCACCACCGATGCGAGCTCTAGCTTTTGTCGCCTGCTTTATCGGTATGCTCAAGCCCTGTTCAATCAGATCGCGCAACACGCCGCCTGCAGTGCTGTCCATTCGATCGAGGAGCGATGTGCGCGCTGGCTCTTGATGACACATGACCGAGTCGTTTCGGACGAGTTTACCCTGACACAGGAATTTCTTGCACAGATGTTAGGCGTTCGACGTGCCACTGTGTCGCTCGCGGCCAGTGGCCTCCAGCATGCCGGCCTGATCACCTATCGACGCGGCATCATACGCATTCTGGATCGCGAAGCATTGGAATCCGCTTCCTGCGAACACTACGCACTCATTCGAGACGAATATCATCGATTAGCGCCGCCAGCTTAG
- a CDS encoding chemotaxis protein CheB: MSRADQFAAFDVVLIAASVGGIEAVREVISGLSPRFPAAIVIVTHMTNPASYFVNILSRVTSLPVKWAEEYDPIRPGHILVAQPGKHLIIRKNRTCHVSSLQKLNYVRPSADILFESAAYAYGKQTLGVVLTGSGRDGAVGSRFIKNADGRVLVQDRQTSYSFDMPHAAIETGAVDFILPLGQMASTITAMVTVKGVSDLFRVSPNFASSYIGIARGLCLSSS, from the coding sequence ATGTCTCGAGCCGATCAGTTTGCCGCCTTTGATGTCGTGCTGATCGCCGCGTCCGTTGGCGGCATAGAGGCCGTTCGAGAAGTCATCAGCGGATTATCGCCCCGTTTTCCTGCCGCCATCGTCATTGTGACCCACATGACGAACCCCGCAAGTTACTTTGTGAACATTCTCAGTCGCGTGACCAGTCTTCCAGTGAAGTGGGCCGAGGAATACGACCCTATCCGTCCAGGGCACATCCTCGTCGCTCAGCCTGGCAAGCATTTGATAATCAGAAAGAATCGGACGTGCCATGTCTCGAGTCTGCAAAAGCTGAATTACGTCCGTCCCTCGGCCGACATTTTGTTTGAAAGCGCGGCCTATGCGTATGGGAAGCAGACCTTGGGGGTGGTATTAACGGGGTCGGGACGGGACGGAGCCGTCGGCAGCCGGTTTATCAAAAATGCCGATGGACGGGTCTTAGTGCAAGATCGACAAACGTCGTACAGTTTCGACATGCCCCACGCCGCGATTGAAACCGGGGCGGTGGATTTTATTCTGCCGTTGGGTCAAATGGCCTCGACCATCACCGCAATGGTGACCGTGAAGGGAGTCTCTGATCTGTTTCGTGTCTCGCCAAATTTTGCTTCATCGTACATCGGTATAGCCCGTGGGTTGTGCTTGTCCTCTTCCTAG
- a CDS encoding response regulator: MLFIDGNKEDRSYFVERLKTHLYDYHIIEADTGGAGREILRHQSVDCIVLELDLTDVSPFVILVNSVKRVHSPSMPVVVLTHVPNRYLWELARSNGAYACLWKPQATGDMLAMTILRALAHIPPKKKERHLPRFSFE, translated from the coding sequence ATTTTATTCATCGACGGGAATAAAGAAGATCGTTCCTACTTCGTCGAGCGTCTCAAGACCCACCTTTACGACTACCATATTATTGAAGCCGACACCGGTGGAGCGGGACGTGAGATCCTGCGTCATCAATCAGTGGACTGCATCGTGCTTGAGCTTGATCTCACCGATGTTTCTCCTTTCGTAATTCTCGTAAACAGTGTGAAACGTGTGCACTCCCCCTCTATGCCAGTCGTTGTGCTCACGCATGTGCCCAATCGCTATCTCTGGGAACTCGCGAGGAGTAACGGGGCATATGCCTGTCTCTGGAAGCCGCAAGCCACGGGTGACATGCTTGCCATGACCATCCTAAGAGCTCTGGCACACATCCCTCCCAAAAAGAAGGAGCGTCATCTGCCAAGATTCTCCTTTGAGTAG
- a CDS encoding catalase — MAPRDAKQPSVAQGDALTTNQGIKIEDDANSLKAGSRGPTLLEDFHFREKMTHFDHERMPERVVHPRGSGAHGYFQVYKSLSKYTKAAVLTDTSAKTPVFVRFSVVNGNLGTADTIRDARGFATKFYTSEGVWDLVGNNIPVFFIQDAIKFPDLVHAFKPEPHNDIPQGSTAHNSFWDFISLTPESMHMIMWIMSDRAIPRSYRMMEGFGVHTFRLVNDQGKSTFVKFHWKPELGVHSLVWDEAQKLAGKDPDFHRRDLWEAIENKAYPEYELALQLVPEDEADKIGVDVLDPTKIWPEDKVPVQRVGKLTLNRNPDNFFAETEEVAFHPGHLVPGIDVSDDPLLQGRLFSYLDTQLNRFGTPNFTQLPINQPKSPVNNFQQDGPMRFTNRPGKANYEPNSLKSTPDEAEATKGGYVHYPSTVQGTKIKERSKTFGDHYTQAALFYNSLTLPEQDHIGQALTFELSKVSEAKIKSLMLDHLAKVDEALATKVAAKLGLQSPKGQPAARAGKAKGLSQEEPPTGTIKSRKVAILASDGVVTSDITRLEASLKKEGATAEIIAPHMGQLKDLKIDKSFVTADSIMYDAVYIPSGKESVSALMNDYESRHFVREAYDHGKAIAASGDAKELLQAVGVSSAAAGVVIDKDANDLSKAFVEAMSHHRHWNRPK; from the coding sequence ATGGCCCCCCGCGATGCGAAACAGCCATCGGTGGCTCAAGGGGATGCTTTGACGACGAATCAGGGCATCAAAATCGAGGATGATGCGAATTCGTTGAAAGCCGGCTCACGAGGCCCGACCTTACTGGAGGATTTCCACTTTCGGGAGAAAATGACGCATTTCGATCATGAGCGGATGCCTGAACGTGTGGTACATCCGCGGGGGTCGGGAGCCCATGGCTATTTTCAAGTGTACAAGTCCTTGTCCAAATACACCAAGGCAGCCGTCCTGACCGATACGTCGGCCAAAACTCCCGTGTTCGTGCGCTTTTCAGTGGTGAATGGGAACCTCGGCACTGCCGATACCATTCGCGATGCCAGAGGATTCGCGACGAAGTTCTATACGAGCGAAGGGGTCTGGGATCTCGTCGGCAATAACATTCCCGTGTTCTTTATCCAGGACGCGATCAAGTTTCCCGATCTTGTGCACGCCTTCAAGCCCGAACCGCACAACGATATACCGCAAGGCTCTACGGCGCATAACAGCTTCTGGGACTTCATTTCTCTCACGCCCGAATCGATGCACATGATCATGTGGATTATGTCCGACCGAGCCATTCCGCGAAGCTATCGGATGATGGAGGGGTTTGGCGTCCATACGTTCCGCCTCGTCAACGATCAGGGCAAGTCCACCTTTGTGAAATTTCACTGGAAGCCTGAACTGGGCGTACATTCCCTCGTCTGGGATGAGGCTCAAAAACTGGCGGGCAAAGATCCTGACTTCCACCGGCGTGACTTATGGGAAGCGATCGAAAACAAGGCGTATCCGGAGTATGAACTGGCTCTTCAACTCGTGCCGGAAGATGAGGCGGACAAGATCGGCGTCGATGTCTTAGACCCGACAAAGATTTGGCCTGAAGACAAAGTGCCTGTGCAGCGTGTGGGCAAATTGACCCTCAACCGCAACCCCGACAACTTCTTTGCTGAGACGGAAGAGGTCGCGTTTCATCCCGGCCATCTGGTCCCTGGCATCGATGTATCGGACGATCCGTTGTTGCAAGGCCGTCTGTTCTCGTATCTCGACACGCAACTCAATCGATTTGGGACGCCGAACTTTACCCAGTTGCCGATTAATCAACCCAAGTCGCCGGTGAATAATTTCCAGCAGGACGGGCCGATGCGCTTTACCAATCGACCGGGAAAGGCCAATTATGAACCCAACTCTCTGAAGAGCACTCCGGACGAAGCCGAGGCAACCAAGGGCGGATATGTGCATTACCCCTCCACGGTGCAGGGTACGAAGATAAAAGAGAGGAGCAAGACATTCGGTGATCACTACACGCAGGCGGCGCTGTTTTACAACAGCCTCACCCTGCCGGAGCAGGATCACATCGGACAAGCCTTGACCTTCGAGTTATCGAAAGTTTCCGAGGCCAAAATCAAATCATTGATGCTTGATCATCTGGCAAAAGTCGATGAGGCCTTGGCGACCAAAGTCGCAGCCAAACTCGGCTTGCAGTCCCCGAAGGGGCAGCCCGCGGCTCGTGCGGGCAAAGCCAAGGGTCTCAGCCAGGAGGAACCGCCGACTGGGACGATCAAGAGCCGCAAAGTGGCGATCTTGGCATCAGACGGCGTCGTGACGTCGGACATTACACGCCTTGAAGCAAGCTTGAAGAAGGAAGGTGCGACCGCCGAGATCATCGCTCCGCATATGGGCCAACTGAAAGATCTCAAGATTGATAAGAGTTTTGTCACCGCGGACTCCATCATGTATGACGCGGTTTATATCCCCTCCGGGAAAGAAAGCGTGTCGGCACTGATGAACGATTACGAATCCCGTCATTTCGTACGCGAGGCGTACGATCATGGGAAGGCCATTGCTGCGAGTGGAGATGCTAAGGAACTGTTACAGGCCGTGGGGGTGAGCAGTGCGGCGGCCGGTGTCGTCATCGACAAAGACGCTAACGACCTGTCGAAGGCGTTTGTCGAAGCGATGAGCCACCACCGCCATTGGAATCGGCCGAAATAA